From a single Francisella halioticida genomic region:
- a CDS encoding NAD-dependent epimerase/dehydratase family protein has product MKKRVLVTGLNSYVGNSFVEFCKDNFIIDKVSLRDDRWQDLDFSRYDSILHVAGIAHTSKDPSLKDLYYKVNTDLTFDIAQKAKKEGVKQFVFMSSIIVYGDSAPIGQQKVITKNTKPNPDDFYGDSKLQAEIKLETLQSEEFKICIIRPPMIYGDGSKGNYSKLVKLAKYALIFPNIMNQRSVLHIDKLIHELKDILEKQKYGVFILQDNKYFCTSEFINEYRAKQLGKRTYLTKFFNPIIRIMAKKISFINKIFGNLVYEK; this is encoded by the coding sequence ATGAAAAAAAGAGTTTTGGTAACAGGGTTAAACAGTTATGTAGGTAATTCTTTTGTAGAATTTTGTAAGGATAATTTCATAATTGATAAAGTCTCTTTGAGAGATGATAGGTGGCAAGATTTGGATTTTTCAAGGTACGACTCCATATTGCATGTGGCTGGTATTGCTCATACGTCCAAAGATCCATCCTTGAAAGACTTATATTATAAGGTAAATACTGACTTAACTTTTGATATAGCTCAAAAAGCTAAAAAAGAAGGAGTTAAGCAATTTGTGTTCATGAGTAGTATTATTGTTTATGGTGATAGCGCGCCTATAGGTCAGCAGAAAGTGATAACAAAAAATACAAAGCCAAATCCAGATGATTTTTATGGCGATAGTAAGTTACAAGCTGAAATAAAGCTAGAAACTTTGCAATCTGAAGAATTTAAAATATGTATTATAAGACCTCCAATGATATATGGAGATGGTTCAAAAGGGAATTATTCAAAGTTAGTTAAACTAGCAAAATATGCTCTAATTTTTCCTAATATAATGAATCAAAGAAGTGTTTTGCATATTGATAAACTGATTCATGAGCTAAAAGACATATTAGAAAAACAAAAATATGGTGTTTTTATTTTGCAGGATAATAAGTATTTCTGTACATCTGAGTTCATTAATGAGTATAGAGCAAAACAGTTGGGTAAAAGAACTTATCTAACTAAATTCTTTAATCCAATTATTAGAATAATGGCTAAGAAAATTAGTTTTATAAATAAGATTTTTGGGAATTTAGTTTATGAAAAATAA
- a CDS encoding sugar transferase: MFYDVIKKFMDLFLSLVGFILLSPIFILLIFFIKLDSKGPVLFKQKRFGKNKKFFYIYKFRTMYVDTPKDMPTHLLLDSSKCITKVGSFLRKTSLDELPQIINILKGDMSIVGPRPALWNQNDLIAERDKYDANNVPVGLTGWAQINGRDELPILTKAKLDGDYVKNRSIRLDMKCIFLTVFSVFAKKGIIEGGTGSLDKKKGQE, from the coding sequence ATGTTTTACGATGTTATAAAAAAGTTTATGGATTTGTTTTTATCTCTTGTTGGATTTATATTACTAAGTCCTATCTTTATTTTATTGATTTTTTTTATAAAACTAGATTCAAAAGGTCCTGTTTTATTTAAGCAAAAAAGATTTGGGAAGAATAAAAAGTTTTTCTATATATATAAGTTTCGTACTATGTATGTAGATACTCCAAAAGATATGCCAACTCATTTACTTCTGGACTCTTCAAAATGTATAACTAAAGTAGGTAGTTTTCTCCGCAAAACATCTTTGGATGAGTTACCACAAATTATAAATATCTTAAAAGGTGACATGAGTATAGTAGGTCCAAGGCCAGCATTATGGAACCAAAATGATTTAATAGCAGAGCGTGATAAGTATGATGCGAATAATGTTCCAGTAGGATTAACTGGTTGGGCGCAAATAAATGGCCGCGATGAGTTACCAATACTTACTAAAGCAAAATTAGATGGAGATTACGTAAAAAATAGAAGTATTCGACTTGATATGAAATGTATTTTTTTAACAGTTTTTTCAGTTTTTGCTAAAAAGGGTATTATTGAGGGCGGAACGGGATCATTAGATAAGAAAAAAGGTCAAGAATGA
- a CDS encoding polysaccharide biosynthesis protein → MKLLFDKRCLNFIIIIGLTVVTVSWTFYIFKKPVDLYFLFFVIFLRCLASFLLLRDYMASWRKSTQKTFLRKVFVNVLVFLIVASIFYGDIRFALLFSEFLFYVFLINLSVYLYWYVTNWSSIDKTRTAVIYGAGVAGTKIAYELGATEYRVKYFVDDDITLQKRSIDGKKVLSKPKLHKKLLSTEFDLLVIALPKEANSIIKKIYKEFEKEFKEIKIMPSFEDVLQDESFMSQLKPVSLYDLLSRDSKSLDKKSILHFIKGKKVLITGAGGSIGSEIARQCIKYEAKQIILLDHCEFNLYKTSEECSFYNVKNVLCSVCDIRSLQEAFDDYSPNIVFHAAAYKHVPLVEENISKAIKNNILGTKNTIDLAIEANVESFILISTDKAVRPTNVMGTTKRVCELYLQNVNPKNTKLAAVRFGNVLGSSGSVIPKFEEQLKNGGPLTVTHSEITRYFMLIPEACELVLQAGAIAKNSETFVLDMGKPVKIIDLAKQFKRLSGMEDIEIKITGLRPGEKLYEELLIDESDIRTEYKDIFIGKKTFYNIDVLKQDLDRLFINDKYQQIKLLKHIVPEFNHNLNR, encoded by the coding sequence ATGAAGTTACTTTTTGACAAAAGATGTCTGAATTTTATTATCATAATAGGCTTGACTGTAGTGACAGTTAGCTGGACTTTTTATATTTTTAAAAAGCCAGTTGATTTGTATTTTTTGTTTTTTGTTATTTTTCTTAGATGCTTAGCTTCTTTTTTACTATTAAGAGATTATATGGCAAGTTGGCGAAAGTCGACGCAAAAGACTTTTCTACGTAAAGTTTTTGTCAATGTTCTTGTTTTTCTTATCGTTGCATCCATTTTTTATGGAGATATAAGGTTTGCTCTATTGTTTTCGGAGTTTTTATTTTATGTGTTTTTAATAAATTTGAGTGTTTATCTTTATTGGTATGTTACAAATTGGAGCTCTATAGATAAGACTAGAACAGCTGTTATATATGGTGCAGGAGTTGCTGGTACAAAGATAGCTTATGAACTTGGAGCTACAGAGTATAGAGTCAAATATTTTGTTGATGATGATATTACTTTGCAGAAGAGGAGTATTGATGGTAAAAAAGTTTTATCTAAACCTAAATTACACAAAAAGTTATTGTCTACAGAATTTGATCTTTTAGTTATAGCTTTACCTAAAGAAGCTAACTCAATTATCAAAAAGATATACAAAGAATTTGAGAAGGAATTTAAAGAAATTAAAATAATGCCATCTTTTGAAGATGTTCTTCAAGATGAAAGTTTTATGTCGCAACTTAAGCCTGTATCATTATATGACTTACTTTCAAGAGATTCAAAAAGCTTAGATAAAAAATCTATTTTGCATTTTATTAAAGGAAAAAAAGTTCTCATTACTGGGGCTGGAGGTAGTATTGGTTCTGAAATTGCTAGACAATGTATTAAATATGAGGCTAAGCAAATAATTTTGCTTGATCATTGTGAGTTTAATTTATATAAGACCTCTGAAGAGTGTTCTTTTTATAATGTAAAAAATGTTTTATGCTCAGTTTGTGATATTAGGTCATTACAAGAAGCTTTTGATGATTATTCTCCAAATATTGTGTTTCATGCAGCGGCATATAAACATGTACCTTTAGTTGAAGAAAATATATCGAAAGCTATAAAAAATAACATTTTAGGCACTAAAAACACTATTGATTTAGCTATTGAGGCTAATGTTGAATCTTTTATACTTATTTCTACAGATAAAGCTGTTAGGCCAACTAATGTTATGGGTACCACAAAACGTGTTTGTGAGTTGTATTTACAAAATGTTAATCCTAAAAATACTAAATTAGCAGCAGTTCGTTTTGGAAATGTTTTAGGTAGTAGTGGTAGCGTGATTCCAAAATTTGAAGAACAGCTTAAAAATGGTGGCCCTCTTACTGTTACTCATTCAGAAATCACCAGATATTTTATGCTTATTCCAGAGGCTTGTGAGTTAGTGTTACAAGCTGGAGCAATAGCAAAAAATTCTGAAACTTTTGTGTTAGATATGGGTAAGCCAGTTAAGATAATTGATCTTGCTAAGCAGTTTAAAAGATTATCAGGTATGGAAGATATCGAAATAAAAATTACAGGCCTTAGACCTGGTGAGAAACTTTATGAAGAACTTCTTATTGATGAAAGTGACATTCGTACTGAATATAAAGATATATTTATAGGTAAAAAAACATTTTATAATATTGATGTTCTAAAGCAAGATTTAGATAGACTTTTTATTAATGATAAGTATCAACAAATTAAACTTTTAAAGCATATAGTTCCTGAATTTAACCACAATTTGAATAGGTAG
- the hrpA gene encoding ATP-dependent RNA helicase HrpA yields the protein MPNFKNQISNLLNHIPTNLRGKYIFLSRRKSICSNLLAEELEDLSKQTDQKVLPKITYPNLPVAEKVDDIKKLIQENQVIVVAGETGSGKSTQLPKICLDLGLGKRGLIGHTQPRRIAARSIANRVATEIGDQSKVSFKIRFSDQTSENTLIKVMTDGVLLSEIKNDRFLSQYEVIIIDEAHERSLNIDFLLGCIKKILPFRPDLKVIITSATIDHQKITSYFQKAKEIAISGRTYPVEICYQNDEGFDTFSMQERILYAIDELGRGDVLVFLPTERDIHETLAYLNKQDLRFTEVLPLFSRLSNKDQNKIFNPEGSTQRIILATNVAETSLTVPRIKYVIDSGLARVSRYSYRTKVQRLPIEKISQASANQRAGRCGRLSAGICVRLYSEEDFNNCKEYTDPEILRTNLASVILQMLFLRLGGIQEFPFIDSPDPRFIKDGFRLLFELQAISELNYSKAKITADGMKMAIMPLDPKLAKIVIEGHRQNTLKEIVSIVSFLSVQDPRERPLNFQQKADEKHSVDKNKSSDFITILNLANRLSIDLRELSNREKKEYFKKNFISPVRFNEWNDIYRQIVEVIHGFGWKLNSNHQSKQSICHSELDLEPVSSKYKGQNDEILKQVQDDDSGIVNYENFHKAIASGFLSNIGFNYENAEYFGARGLKFFIFPGSSQFKKKPKWLLSSEIVETTKTYARNVAKIEPEWLEDLAKHLVKKHYDEPIWSKKRRSVVVNERVTLYGLEIVSKRSVQYSRINPQEAREIFIREALVNGDFESKAYFYQQNLKLIDQVEDLENKSRRKDILVDEQAMYQHYDSFIPRNVCSGVTFDKWLKTISKDEQHKLIFDLDDLMQHDAKEVTQQKFPDVLAIGEMHLPLEYHFDPLDERDGATVIVPVVFLNDINPNVLEWGVYGFLYDKIVGLLRSLPKNIRKNCVPVPTYAQAIFESIDFDLDRYEPLKSVIAKHIIRIVGSIVDETVWQDEELERHLILNIKVVDEKGKILAIDKDLHILKQKLKDLVQKPKIVIDDKIYYDWEFGDFAQTSQIKEYGISVKVYNCLDEYESGVRVSYKATFEEAQDCMQKALKKLIRLRLQNHLSKRVKNNDLASLSMSLKLDNSKDDIVDKAIDLSFFDNVELPYTKNNFESFYSNGLKHFELNKSKVEAIVSEISKYKVQLEKKLNIKKIPFNFIQLFTDAQSELDELFSDDYLSQPVTYLQRYKYYIQALENRLEKARFNLQRDRGCQIEVNELRKKLEKKIKVNHINRNSQEIIKIKFLINELWISFYLQNIKTIQSISYKKIQAFINVI from the coding sequence ATGCCTAACTTTAAAAATCAAATTTCAAATTTATTAAATCATATACCAACAAACTTACGTGGCAAATATATATTTTTGTCAAGGAGAAAGAGCATATGTTCTAACCTTCTAGCCGAAGAGCTTGAAGATTTATCCAAACAAACTGATCAAAAAGTATTGCCCAAAATAACATATCCAAATCTACCTGTTGCAGAAAAAGTAGATGATATAAAAAAACTTATACAAGAAAATCAAGTAATAGTCGTTGCTGGTGAAACTGGATCAGGTAAGTCAACACAATTACCTAAGATCTGCTTAGATTTAGGTTTAGGTAAAAGAGGTTTGATAGGGCATACTCAGCCAAGAAGAATAGCTGCTAGATCTATAGCAAATAGAGTTGCTACAGAAATAGGTGATCAATCAAAGGTTTCTTTCAAAATACGTTTCTCTGACCAGACATCTGAAAACACTTTGATAAAAGTAATGACTGATGGTGTGCTGCTATCTGAAATTAAGAATGATAGGTTTTTATCTCAATATGAAGTTATCATAATTGATGAGGCGCATGAGAGAAGTTTAAATATTGATTTTCTTCTAGGGTGTATAAAAAAGATTTTACCATTTAGGCCTGATTTAAAAGTTATTATAACTTCGGCTACTATAGATCATCAAAAAATTACAAGTTATTTTCAAAAGGCTAAAGAAATTGCAATTAGTGGTAGAACATATCCTGTAGAGATTTGTTATCAAAATGACGAAGGTTTTGATACATTTTCAATGCAAGAGAGAATTTTATATGCAATTGATGAGTTAGGTAGAGGAGATGTTTTAGTATTCTTACCAACAGAAAGAGATATTCATGAAACACTAGCATATTTAAATAAACAAGATCTCAGATTTACTGAAGTTTTGCCTTTATTCTCAAGATTATCAAATAAAGATCAAAATAAGATTTTTAATCCAGAAGGTTCGACACAAAGAATTATTTTAGCGACAAATGTTGCTGAAACATCTTTGACTGTCCCACGTATTAAATATGTTATAGATTCTGGTTTGGCTAGAGTTAGTAGATATAGTTATCGTACCAAAGTACAACGATTACCAATAGAAAAAATATCGCAAGCTAGTGCAAATCAAAGGGCTGGGCGTTGTGGAAGATTATCGGCTGGTATTTGTGTACGATTGTATAGTGAAGAGGATTTTAATAATTGTAAAGAGTATACAGATCCTGAGATTTTACGTACTAATTTGGCATCAGTTATTTTACAAATGTTATTTTTAAGGTTAGGGGGTATTCAAGAGTTTCCATTTATTGATTCACCTGATCCAAGATTTATTAAAGATGGCTTTAGACTTTTATTTGAGCTACAAGCTATCTCAGAGCTTAATTACTCAAAAGCAAAAATCACAGCTGATGGTATGAAAATGGCAATTATGCCATTAGATCCAAAATTGGCAAAAATAGTTATTGAAGGACATAGACAAAATACTCTTAAAGAAATTGTTTCGATTGTTAGTTTTTTAAGCGTCCAAGATCCACGTGAGAGGCCTTTAAACTTTCAGCAAAAAGCTGATGAAAAACACTCTGTAGATAAAAATAAGTCTTCTGATTTTATTACTATTTTGAATTTAGCTAATCGGTTAAGTATTGATTTAAGAGAACTTTCAAATAGAGAAAAAAAAGAATATTTTAAAAAGAATTTTATTTCACCAGTTAGATTTAATGAATGGAATGACATTTATAGGCAAATTGTTGAGGTCATTCATGGGTTTGGTTGGAAACTTAATAGTAATCACCAGTCGAAACAAAGCATTTGTCATTCTGAACTTGATCTAGAGCCTGTTAGCTCTAAGTATAAAGGTCAAAATGATGAGATCCTGAAACAGGTTCAGGATGACGATAGTGGTATAGTTAATTATGAAAACTTCCATAAAGCTATAGCGAGTGGTTTTTTGAGTAATATTGGCTTTAATTATGAGAATGCTGAGTATTTTGGTGCTAGAGGACTTAAGTTTTTTATATTTCCAGGGTCGTCACAATTTAAGAAAAAACCTAAGTGGTTATTATCTTCTGAGATTGTTGAGACAACAAAAACTTATGCACGTAATGTTGCAAAAATTGAACCTGAATGGTTAGAAGACTTGGCTAAACATCTAGTTAAGAAACATTATGATGAACCCATATGGAGTAAAAAGCGTAGGTCTGTGGTAGTAAATGAGAGAGTTACTCTTTATGGTTTAGAAATCGTTTCAAAAAGATCTGTCCAATATTCAAGAATAAATCCACAAGAGGCGAGAGAAATATTTATTCGGGAAGCTTTAGTCAATGGTGACTTTGAATCTAAAGCATATTTTTATCAACAAAATCTTAAATTAATAGATCAAGTTGAAGATCTTGAAAATAAGTCGCGCAGAAAAGATATTTTAGTAGATGAGCAGGCGATGTATCAACATTATGATAGTTTTATACCAAGAAATGTTTGTAGTGGTGTGACTTTTGATAAGTGGTTAAAAACTATCTCAAAGGATGAACAACATAAGTTGATTTTTGATTTGGACGATTTGATGCAACATGATGCCAAAGAAGTTACACAGCAAAAGTTTCCAGATGTCTTGGCTATTGGGGAAATGCATTTACCGTTAGAATATCATTTTGATCCACTTGATGAGCGAGATGGCGCAACAGTTATTGTACCAGTTGTTTTTCTAAATGATATAAACCCTAATGTATTAGAGTGGGGCGTGTATGGTTTTTTATATGATAAGATTGTCGGGTTGTTAAGATCTCTACCAAAAAATATCCGTAAAAATTGTGTGCCAGTGCCAACTTATGCTCAAGCTATATTTGAGTCAATAGATTTTGATTTAGATAGGTATGAACCATTAAAGTCAGTTATTGCAAAACATATTATAAGAATAGTTGGTTCTATAGTTGATGAAACTGTCTGGCAAGATGAAGAGTTAGAAAGGCATTTAATTCTAAATATCAAAGTAGTTGATGAGAAAGGAAAAATATTAGCTATAGATAAGGATTTGCACATTCTAAAGCAAAAACTTAAAGATCTAGTACAAAAGCCGAAAATAGTGATAGATGACAAGATCTATTATGATTGGGAGTTTGGTGATTTTGCGCAAACAAGCCAAATAAAAGAGTATGGTATAAGTGTAAAAGTATATAACTGTCTTGATGAGTATGAAAGTGGTGTAAGGGTTTCCTATAAAGCAACATTTGAAGAAGCTCAAGACTGCATGCAAAAAGCATTGAAGAAGCTGATTAGATTGCGCTTACAAAATCACTTATCAAAAAGGGTTAAAAATAATGATTTAGCTAGTTTGTCAATGTCATTAAAACTAGATAATTCAAAAGATGATATTGTAGATAAGGCTATAGATTTAAGCTTTTTTGATAATGTTGAGTTACCTTATACAAAAAATAACTTTGAAAGCTTTTATAGTAATGGATTAAAGCATTTTGAGTTAAATAAGTCTAAAGTTGAAGCTATTGTATCCGAAATATCTAAATATAAAGTTCAGCTTGAGAAAAAACTTAATATTAAAAAAATACCATTTAACTTTATTCAACTTTTCACAGATGCCCAAAGTGAGTTAGATGAACTTTTTAGTGATGATTATTTATCTCAACCAGTAACCTATTTACAGAGGTATAAATATTATATTCAAGCGTTAGAAAATAGGTTGGAAAAAGCGAGGTTTAATTTGCAAAGAGATAGAGGGTGCCAGATTGAAGTTAATGAGCTTAGAAAAAAATTAGAGAAAAAAATTAAAGTTAATCATATTAATAGAAACTCTCAGGAAATCATAAAAATAAAGTTTTTAATCAATGAATTATGGATATCTTTCTATCTACAGAATATAAAAACTATACAATCAATTTCGTATAAAAAAATACAGGCTTTCATTAATGTTATATAG
- a CDS encoding NADP-dependent isocitrate dehydrogenase, which translates to MHKIFYTFTDEAPALATGSFLPIVESFTKIADIELETKDISLAARILANFSDYLSNNQKCSDDLVILGEVAKTPDANIIKLPNISASIPQLTAAIKELQLKGYKIPDYPFEPKDDKEQEIQNRYAKILGSAVNPVLREGNSDRRVAEAVKKYAEKHPHSMGEWSKDSKSHVASMADNDFYANEKSYIVPKATTVKIVHTCLKGAQTVLKDALALEEKEILDATKISVKALREFYKFEIAKAKKEGTLLSLHLKATMMKVSDPILFGHAVEAFFEDIFKKYAKEFKELGVNSRNGWGDAVEKIKQLPQDVQNRINVDIEKVFAKQPDIAMVNSDKGITNLNVPSDVIIDASMPAAIRSSGKMWNKAGKLQDMKAMIPDRCYAGVYAATIDFCRENGAFDVATMGDVSNVGLMAKKAEEYGSHDKTFEIQADGKVEVIDADGNVIFEHQVEKGDIWRACQTKDIAVKDWVKLAVNRAKITQNPAIFWLDSNRAHDRNLIAKVNEYLTHHDTTGLNIQILAPIEATKYSLKRIKEGKDTISVTGNVLRDYLTDLFPILELGTSAKMLSIVPLLAGGGLFETGAGGSAPKHVEQLIDENHLRWDSLGEFLALGASLEDLAIKTRDAKIKILAESLAQANQDFLDNDKSPKRKVGELDTRGSHFYLAFYWVKALAEQTINVELKAKFEPIYTELAVNENKIVKELANVQGKKVNIGGYYYPEKAKLSDVMRPSKTLNSILAKI; encoded by the coding sequence ATGCATAAAATATTTTACACATTCACAGATGAAGCTCCAGCATTAGCTACTGGGTCTTTTTTGCCAATCGTTGAGAGTTTTACAAAAATAGCTGATATTGAGTTAGAAACTAAGGATATATCACTAGCAGCACGTATATTAGCTAACTTTAGTGATTATCTATCAAATAATCAAAAATGTTCTGATGATCTAGTTATATTAGGAGAGGTAGCTAAAACTCCAGATGCTAATATTATTAAGCTTCCTAATATTAGTGCTTCAATACCTCAATTAACAGCAGCTATTAAAGAACTTCAGTTAAAAGGTTATAAAATACCTGATTATCCATTTGAGCCTAAAGATGATAAAGAACAAGAGATCCAAAATCGTTATGCAAAAATCTTGGGTAGTGCGGTTAATCCTGTACTAAGAGAAGGGAACTCTGATCGTAGAGTTGCTGAAGCTGTTAAGAAATATGCTGAGAAACATCCTCATTCAATGGGTGAGTGGTCAAAAGATTCAAAATCACATGTAGCTAGCATGGCTGATAATGATTTCTATGCTAACGAGAAATCTTATATTGTGCCAAAAGCAACTACTGTCAAAATAGTACATACATGTCTTAAAGGGGCTCAAACAGTTCTTAAAGATGCTCTTGCTCTAGAAGAAAAAGAAATTCTTGATGCTACAAAAATTTCTGTAAAAGCTTTAAGAGAGTTTTATAAATTTGAAATTGCAAAGGCTAAAAAAGAAGGAACTCTACTTTCACTTCATCTAAAAGCTACTATGATGAAAGTTTCTGATCCAATACTATTTGGTCATGCTGTTGAAGCTTTTTTTGAAGATATTTTCAAAAAATATGCTAAAGAATTTAAAGAATTAGGTGTAAATTCTCGTAATGGTTGGGGTGATGCAGTTGAGAAAATAAAACAACTACCTCAAGATGTTCAGAATAGAATTAATGTTGATATTGAAAAAGTATTTGCTAAGCAACCTGATATTGCGATGGTTAACTCTGATAAAGGAATTACCAACCTTAATGTACCAAGTGATGTGATTATTGATGCTTCTATGCCTGCAGCTATCCGTTCATCTGGTAAGATGTGGAATAAAGCTGGTAAGCTTCAAGATATGAAAGCCATGATTCCAGATAGGTGCTATGCTGGAGTATATGCTGCAACTATCGATTTCTGTAGAGAAAATGGAGCTTTTGATGTTGCTACTATGGGAGATGTTTCAAATGTAGGTCTGATGGCTAAAAAGGCAGAAGAATATGGATCTCATGATAAAACATTTGAAATTCAAGCTGATGGTAAGGTAGAAGTTATTGATGCCGATGGTAATGTTATATTTGAGCATCAAGTAGAAAAAGGTGATATTTGGAGAGCTTGCCAGACTAAAGATATTGCAGTAAAAGACTGGGTGAAATTGGCAGTAAATAGAGCTAAAATTACTCAAAATCCAGCGATATTTTGGTTAGATTCAAATAGGGCACATGATAGAAATTTAATTGCTAAAGTAAATGAATATTTAACTCATCATGATACTACTGGTTTAAATATTCAAATTTTAGCTCCGATTGAAGCAACTAAGTATTCATTAAAGAGAATAAAAGAAGGTAAAGACACTATCTCTGTTACAGGTAATGTTTTAAGAGATTATTTGACGGATCTTTTTCCAATTCTAGAGCTTGGTACAAGTGCTAAAATGCTTTCAATAGTGCCTCTTCTAGCTGGCGGGGGTTTGTTTGAAACTGGTGCTGGTGGATCTGCTCCTAAGCATGTTGAGCAGCTTATTGATGAAAATCACCTAAGATGGGATTCTTTAGGAGAGTTTCTCGCTTTGGGTGCGTCATTAGAAGATCTAGCTATTAAAACTAGAGATGCTAAAATAAAAATTTTAGCAGAATCTTTGGCTCAAGCAAATCAAGATTTTCTAGATAATGATAAATCTCCAAAACGTAAAGTTGGTGAACTTGATACTAGAGGAAGCCATTTTTATTTAGCTTTTTATTGGGTAAAAGCTTTGGCTGAGCAAACAATTAATGTTGAGTTAAAAGCAAAATTTGAACCAATCTATACTGAATTAGCAGTTAATGAAAATAAGATTGTTAAAGAGCTAGCAAATGTTCAAGGTAAAAAAGTTAATATTGGTGGTTATTACTATCCAGAAAAAGCAAAATTAAGTGATGTGATGCGCCCAAGTAAAACTTTAAATTCAATTCTTGCTAAGATATAG
- a CDS encoding arsenate reductase family protein, protein MKIYYNPKCSKSRQAKQILVQNNISYDIHLYLDDPLSQDDLETLLRKLKLSIKDIIRTKEAIWKENFKDKELTDSQLIDIVAQNPRLLERPIIEHNDFAVIARSNDKITEILNIY, encoded by the coding sequence ATGAAAATTTATTATAATCCAAAATGTTCGAAGTCTCGACAAGCTAAGCAAATTCTAGTTCAAAATAATATAAGTTATGATATCCATTTATATTTAGATGATCCATTATCACAAGATGATCTAGAGACTTTGCTTAGGAAGTTGAAACTTTCTATAAAAGATATTATTCGCACCAAAGAAGCTATTTGGAAGGAAAATTTCAAAGATAAAGAGCTTACTGATAGTCAGCTTATTGATATAGTTGCACAAAATCCTAGACTTCTAGAGCGACCAATAATTGAGCATAATGATTTTGCGGTAATAGCAAGATCTAATGATAAAATTACAGAAATATTAAATATCTACTAG